In Achromobacter xylosoxidans A8, a single window of DNA contains:
- a CDS encoding PhzF family phenazine biosynthesis protein, giving the protein MRYRYVTADVFTSHAYGGNPLAVVFDAQGLSTAQMQRIAREFNYSETSFVLPPRDRAHTAWVRIFTPDREVPFAGHPNVGTAVVLAREMAASGLTVPDAFVFEEEAGLVRIALRAGASGVAGAELLAPQPLSRASEAPAAAVARALSLEPADIETSAHAPQVASVGLTFLVVQLASREALRRAMPDPAGYAALLPLGGAKSIYAYTTDTGVDAAAARTDIQARMFTGRMTEDPATGSATAAMTALRAALRGDGVLRLRVEQGVDMGRASVLLAHAEPRADGVWAGVAGEAVVVMEGTLAAPDAS; this is encoded by the coding sequence ATGCGCTACCGCTATGTCACCGCCGATGTGTTCACCAGCCATGCGTATGGCGGCAATCCGCTGGCGGTCGTGTTCGACGCACAGGGGTTGAGCACGGCGCAGATGCAGCGCATCGCGCGCGAGTTCAACTATTCCGAAACCAGCTTTGTGCTGCCGCCGCGAGACCGCGCGCATACGGCCTGGGTCCGCATCTTTACGCCTGATCGCGAAGTGCCGTTCGCGGGGCATCCGAATGTAGGCACGGCCGTGGTGCTGGCGCGCGAAATGGCCGCCTCGGGCCTGACCGTGCCGGATGCCTTCGTGTTCGAAGAGGAGGCTGGACTGGTGCGCATTGCGCTGCGCGCGGGCGCAAGCGGCGTGGCCGGCGCCGAGCTGCTTGCCCCGCAACCGCTGTCGCGCGCCAGCGAGGCGCCAGCCGCCGCGGTCGCGCGGGCCTTGAGCCTGGAGCCCGCGGACATCGAGACCTCGGCGCATGCGCCGCAGGTGGCGTCGGTCGGCCTGACCTTCCTGGTGGTGCAGTTGGCCAGCCGCGAGGCCTTGCGCCGGGCCATGCCCGACCCGGCAGGCTACGCGGCCCTGCTGCCGCTAGGCGGCGCAAAGTCCATCTATGCCTATACCACCGACACGGGTGTGGACGCGGCGGCCGCACGCACCGACATCCAGGCCCGCATGTTTACCGGACGCATGACGGAAGACCCCGCGACCGGCAGCGCGACAGCGGCCATGACGGCGCTGCGCGCGGCCTTGCGCGGCGATGGCGTATTGCGCCTGCGGGTGGAGCAGGGCGTGGACATGGGGCGCGCCAGCGTGCTGCTGGCCCACGCCGAACCGCGCGCCGACGGCGTGTGGGCGGGCGTGGCGGGCGAGGCCGTGGTGGTCATGGAAGGCACCCTGGCGGCGCCTGATGCGTCTTGA
- a CDS encoding Bug family tripartite tricarboxylate transporter substrate binding protein, translating into MKHHPQGPSLARRSLVLAGLGATLLPLAARASAYPSRPITLVVPFPAGGSVDLIGRLYADALGKALGTSVIIENRDGAGGAIGSKRVARATPDGYTLVASSQSSHLANPLMRNDLGYDPIKDFVSISQLSRTPNVLVTNAAVPARNLAEFVALLKARPDQLHYATAGIGSMGQLNAELLKNTLQLQAVHVPYRGGAPLINALLSDQAQFALDNLAPFLPHIQVGKMRALAVAAPKRLDSLPDVPTFEELGYPVLNSMSWIGLAAPAGTPPDIVQKLLAAVRTAATEDGMPQSLEKAGALPPENQTPQQFTAMMSERLALYKDLIDRAGIRPE; encoded by the coding sequence ATGAAGCATCACCCCCAGGGGCCGTCCTTGGCCCGCCGCAGCCTGGTCCTGGCCGGCCTGGGCGCCACCCTGCTGCCGTTGGCCGCACGCGCCAGCGCCTATCCGTCGCGCCCCATCACGCTGGTCGTCCCCTTTCCTGCGGGCGGCTCCGTCGACCTGATCGGCCGGCTGTACGCGGACGCGCTGGGCAAGGCGCTCGGTACCAGCGTCATCATCGAAAACCGCGACGGCGCCGGCGGCGCCATCGGCAGCAAGCGCGTGGCGCGCGCCACGCCTGACGGCTACACGCTGGTCGCGTCCTCGCAAAGCTCGCATCTGGCCAACCCGTTGATGCGCAATGATCTCGGCTATGACCCGATCAAGGACTTCGTTTCCATCTCGCAGCTGTCGCGCACACCCAATGTGCTGGTGACCAATGCCGCCGTGCCAGCGCGCAACCTGGCCGAGTTCGTCGCGCTGCTGAAGGCGCGCCCCGATCAGCTGCACTACGCCACCGCGGGCATCGGCAGCATGGGCCAGCTCAACGCCGAACTGCTGAAGAACACCTTGCAGCTACAGGCCGTGCACGTGCCCTACCGTGGCGGCGCGCCGCTGATCAACGCCCTGCTCTCCGACCAGGCGCAGTTCGCGCTGGATAACCTCGCGCCCTTCCTGCCGCACATCCAGGTCGGCAAGATGCGCGCGCTGGCGGTGGCCGCCCCCAAGCGCCTGGACTCCCTGCCCGACGTGCCGACCTTCGAGGAACTCGGCTATCCCGTGCTCAACTCCATGTCGTGGATCGGCCTGGCCGCGCCCGCCGGCACGCCGCCCGACATCGTGCAGAAGCTGCTGGCCGCCGTGCGCACCGCCGCCACCGAGGACGGCATGCCGCAATCCCTGGAAAAGGCCGGCGCGCTGCCGCCCGAGAACCAGACGCCGCAGCAGTTCACCGCCATGATGTCCGAGCGCCTGGCGTTGTACAAAGACTTGATCGACCGCGCCGGCATCCGTCCTGAATAG
- a CDS encoding 2-hydroxyacid dehydrogenase has translation MMEHELAATRQAAAISPEDRGAQFPLLLKVGVFPESVEAQFRSVFTLIEEEALQHDPELLAAIGGIVTRSNYRIPAELMDRLPGLRIVATNGVGYDGIALDHARAKNIVVTNTPDVLNKAVAELAVGLLLALLRRLPAADGFVRTGAWQASPFPLGASLAGKRVGIVGLGRIGKEIVQRLAPFEVDLSYFGRKRQDVPWRHFDSLPAMARDVDVLILSCPGGEATRHLVDATVLRALGPDGLVVNVARGSVIKEADLCHALANGIIQGAALDVFESEPLGESPLRHMPNVILAPHIGSATHETRRQMAELAIRNLVSFFKTGRAVTPVA, from the coding sequence ATGATGGAGCATGAACTGGCCGCAACGCGCCAGGCGGCAGCAATAAGCCCTGAGGATCGGGGCGCCCAGTTTCCCCTCTTGCTCAAGGTAGGGGTTTTTCCCGAGTCGGTGGAAGCGCAGTTCCGTTCGGTGTTCACCTTGATCGAGGAAGAGGCGCTGCAACACGATCCGGAGCTGCTTGCAGCGATAGGCGGCATCGTCACGCGTTCGAACTATCGGATTCCCGCCGAGCTCATGGATCGTCTGCCGGGCTTGCGCATCGTAGCCACCAACGGCGTCGGCTACGACGGCATCGCGCTGGATCACGCGCGTGCGAAGAACATCGTCGTGACCAACACGCCGGACGTGTTGAACAAGGCCGTGGCGGAGTTGGCGGTGGGGCTGTTGCTCGCTTTGCTGCGCCGCCTGCCCGCGGCCGATGGTTTTGTGCGCACCGGCGCGTGGCAGGCTTCGCCTTTTCCGCTGGGGGCGAGCCTGGCGGGCAAGCGGGTCGGCATCGTCGGCCTGGGGCGCATAGGCAAAGAGATCGTGCAACGGCTAGCGCCGTTTGAAGTGGACCTCAGCTATTTCGGCCGCAAGCGCCAGGACGTGCCATGGCGGCACTTCGATTCACTGCCGGCCATGGCCCGCGACGTGGACGTGCTGATCCTGTCGTGTCCCGGAGGCGAGGCTACGCGCCATCTCGTTGACGCGACCGTGCTGCGGGCGCTGGGACCCGATGGCCTGGTCGTCAACGTCGCCCGCGGCTCGGTCATCAAGGAGGCCGACCTGTGCCATGCGCTGGCCAACGGCATCATTCAGGGCGCCGCGCTCGACGTGTTCGAAAGCGAGCCGCTGGGCGAGAGTCCGCTGCGGCACATGCCCAATGTGATCCTGGCGCCCCATATCGGCAGCGCCACGCATGAGACGCGCCGCCAGATGGCGGAGCTGGCGATACGGAACCTGGTGTCGTTCTTCAAGACGGGGAGGGCGGTTACGCCGGTGGCATGA
- a CDS encoding GNAT family acetyltransferase, with product MSAQDLAIRPYHSTDEAAIIQLWHDCGLTRPWNDPRKDIARKLAVQADLFLVGEADGAIVATLMGGYDGHRAWINYLAVSPAHQRRGHASALMQAVERKLLEMGCPKINLLIRSGNVAVKDFYATLGFQQDEVISLGKRLIPDL from the coding sequence ATGAGTGCGCAAGACCTCGCCATCCGGCCCTACCATTCGACCGACGAAGCCGCGATCATCCAGCTGTGGCATGACTGCGGCCTGACCCGCCCGTGGAACGATCCGCGCAAGGATATTGCGCGCAAGCTTGCGGTGCAGGCGGACTTGTTCCTGGTGGGGGAGGCAGACGGTGCGATCGTCGCGACGCTGATGGGCGGCTACGATGGCCATCGCGCATGGATCAACTATCTGGCGGTATCGCCGGCGCATCAGCGCCGCGGCCATGCGAGCGCGCTGATGCAGGCGGTCGAGCGCAAGCTGCTGGAAATGGGCTGCCCCAAGATCAATCTGCTGATCCGGTCGGGCAATGTTGCGGTGAAGGATTTCTACGCGACCCTGGGCTTTCAGCAGGACGAGGTCATCAGCCTGGGCAAGCGCCTGATTCCGGATCTTTGA
- a CDS encoding YSC84-related protein codes for MFDTFPVLRRAGLAAAAIGVAGLMFTGCTTTSPKSSATATEQRQSLNSAAEATLGKLYQASPQSRELVARARGVLIFPDVLSGSFIIGAEHGKGVLHVGGSTAGYYSTTAGSVGFQAGAQSKAMVLLFMTDEALSKFRNSSGWTVGADATVAVVNIGANGRIDTNTAQQPIVGFVMNNGGLMAGVSLAGTKISKLDL; via the coding sequence ATGTTTGATACTTTTCCTGTCTTGCGTCGCGCCGGCCTGGCTGCCGCGGCGATCGGTGTGGCCGGCCTGATGTTCACGGGTTGCACCACTACCAGTCCCAAATCCTCCGCAACCGCCACTGAACAGCGCCAGTCCCTGAACAGCGCGGCCGAGGCCACGCTGGGCAAGCTTTATCAAGCCTCGCCCCAGTCCAGGGAACTGGTCGCGCGTGCCCGCGGCGTGCTGATCTTTCCCGACGTGTTGAGTGGCAGCTTCATCATCGGCGCCGAGCACGGCAAGGGCGTGCTGCACGTGGGCGGCTCCACCGCCGGCTACTACAGCACCACCGCGGGTTCGGTCGGCTTCCAGGCTGGCGCGCAGTCCAAGGCGATGGTGCTGCTGTTCATGACGGACGAGGCGCTGAGCAAGTTCCGCAATAGCAGCGGCTGGACCGTGGGCGCCGACGCCACGGTGGCCGTCGTCAATATCGGCGCCAACGGCCGCATCGACACGAATACGGCGCAGCAGCCCATCGTCGGTTTCGTAATGAACAACGGCGGCCTGATGGCGGGCGTATCCCTGGCCGGCACCAAGATCTCCAAGCTGGATCTTTGA
- a CDS encoding DoxX family protein, protein MKLLRSSADQPQTQPRTLKYVSWGLRILAAVVFLAAAGAKLSGAPEMVQAFDHIGLGQWFRIVTGIVEVIGGTAVLIPAAAFLGGLLLSATMVGAVLAHSFVIEGSPVPALILLLITAAIAWLHRPGGQATSTGPSPVMPPA, encoded by the coding sequence ATGAAGCTACTCCGCAGCAGCGCCGACCAGCCGCAAACCCAGCCCAGAACCCTCAAGTACGTTTCCTGGGGGCTGCGCATCCTGGCCGCCGTCGTGTTCCTTGCGGCCGCCGGCGCCAAACTGTCGGGTGCGCCGGAAATGGTCCAGGCCTTCGACCACATCGGCCTTGGACAGTGGTTCCGCATCGTTACCGGCATCGTCGAAGTGATCGGCGGGACTGCGGTCCTCATCCCCGCAGCAGCCTTCCTGGGTGGACTGCTGCTGAGCGCCACCATGGTCGGCGCCGTGCTGGCCCATTCATTTGTGATCGAGGGCAGCCCGGTTCCGGCGTTGATCCTGCTGCTCATCACGGCTGCGATCGCCTGGCTGCATCGTCCTGGCGGCCAAGCCACAAGCACCGGCCCGTCGCCGGTCATGCCACCGGCGTAA
- a CDS encoding IlvD/Edd family dehydratase encodes MSKKNTGSSQDQAGGLRKGLTSYGDSGFSLFLRKAFIKGAGYTDGALDRPVIGIANTGSAYNPCHGNAPQLLEAVKRGIMFAGGLPMDFPTISIHESFSFPTSMYLRNLMSMDTEELIRAQPMDAVVLIGGCDKTVPAQLMGAASADIPAIQLVTGSMLTGSHRSERVGACTDCRRYWGKYRAEEIDDQEIADVNNQLVASVGTCSVMGTASTMACIAEALGMTVPGGATPPAVTADRMRIAELTGAQAVEIARQRLSVSKILTADSFENAMRVLLAIGGSTNGIIHLTAIAGRLGLDLDLQALDRMGRETPVLVDLKPSGQHYMEDFHKAGGMATLLRELKPLLKLDALTVTGRTLGEEIERSGPGFAQSVVRTRQNPIYPQGGIAVLSGNLAPEGAIIKQSSANAGLMEHEGRAVVFENAEDLASRIDAADLDVTPQDILVLKNIGPKGAPGMPEAGYIPIPKKLASQGVKDIIRISDGRMSGTAFGTIVLHVTPEAAIGGPLAYVRNGDRIRLSVSQREISLLVSEEELERRRREQPVTPPTAERGYKKLFLDTVTQADKGVDFDFLRGVPGKSK; translated from the coding sequence ATGAGCAAGAAGAATACCGGATCATCGCAGGACCAGGCCGGCGGCCTGCGCAAGGGTCTCACCAGCTATGGCGACAGCGGCTTCTCGCTGTTCCTGCGCAAGGCCTTCATCAAGGGCGCGGGCTATACGGACGGCGCGCTGGACCGGCCGGTGATCGGCATCGCCAACACCGGCAGCGCCTACAACCCCTGCCACGGCAATGCGCCGCAGCTGCTGGAGGCCGTCAAGCGCGGCATCATGTTCGCGGGCGGGCTGCCGATGGATTTCCCGACCATCTCCATCCACGAGAGCTTTTCCTTTCCCACCAGCATGTACCTGCGCAACCTCATGTCCATGGACACCGAGGAACTGATACGCGCGCAGCCCATGGACGCCGTGGTGCTCATCGGCGGATGCGACAAGACCGTGCCCGCCCAGCTCATGGGCGCCGCGTCGGCGGACATTCCGGCGATCCAGCTGGTGACCGGATCGATGCTGACGGGCTCGCACCGGTCCGAGCGGGTGGGGGCATGCACGGATTGCCGCAGGTACTGGGGCAAGTACCGCGCCGAGGAAATCGACGATCAGGAGATCGCCGACGTCAACAACCAGCTGGTTGCCAGCGTGGGCACCTGTTCGGTCATGGGCACGGCAAGCACCATGGCCTGTATCGCCGAAGCGCTGGGCATGACCGTGCCCGGCGGCGCCACGCCGCCTGCGGTCACGGCGGACCGGATGCGCATCGCCGAGCTCACCGGCGCGCAAGCGGTCGAAATCGCCAGACAACGCCTGTCCGTTTCCAAGATCCTGACCGCGGATTCCTTCGAGAACGCCATGCGCGTGCTGTTGGCCATCGGCGGGTCCACCAACGGCATCATCCATCTCACCGCCATCGCCGGCCGGCTGGGCCTGGACCTGGACTTGCAGGCGCTGGACCGCATGGGGCGCGAGACGCCCGTGCTGGTGGACCTGAAGCCGTCCGGCCAGCACTACATGGAAGACTTCCACAAGGCGGGCGGCATGGCCACGTTGCTGCGCGAACTCAAGCCGCTGTTGAAGCTGGACGCGCTGACCGTGACCGGCAGGACGCTGGGCGAGGAGATCGAGCGCTCGGGACCGGGCTTCGCGCAAAGCGTGGTCAGGACGCGGCAGAACCCGATCTATCCGCAGGGCGGCATTGCCGTGCTGTCCGGCAACCTGGCTCCCGAAGGCGCCATCATCAAGCAGTCGTCCGCCAACGCGGGGCTGATGGAGCATGAAGGGCGCGCGGTGGTGTTCGAGAACGCCGAGGACCTGGCGAGCCGCATCGATGCCGCCGATCTGGACGTCACGCCGCAGGACATCCTGGTGCTGAAGAACATTGGCCCCAAGGGCGCGCCCGGCATGCCGGAGGCGGGCTATATCCCGATCCCCAAGAAGCTGGCGTCGCAGGGCGTGAAGGACATCATCCGGATCTCGGACGGCCGCATGAGCGGCACCGCTTTCGGCACCATCGTGCTGCACGTCACGCCGGAAGCGGCCATAGGCGGGCCACTGGCCTATGTCAGGAACGGCGACCGCATACGTTTGAGCGTGAGCCAGCGGGAAATTTCGCTGCTGGTATCGGAGGAAGAACTGGAACGCCGCCGCCGCGAGCAGCCGGTCACGCCGCCCACGGCCGAGCGTGGCTACAAGAAACTGTTCCTCGATACGGTGACCCAGGCTGACAAGGGCGTCGACTTCGACTTCCTGCGCGGCGTGCCGGGCAAGTCCAAGTAA
- a CDS encoding MurR/RpiR family transcriptional regulator produces the protein MNLHQRIAGYGRKLSKSEQVLVEEMQARYPQSLLESATALARQVGTSASTVVRLLAKLGYESYAQAQMEARAEVTARLASPGERADAVGADKPTPRACLHNALLHDQHNLKETYASIDVAAFEAAVRLLTQRKGRVHVLGLRQAAPLASHVALYLNLCLPSVKPMVAAGPLFLEDQLLWIDEADVLLAFTFRRYSVAAAKAVQYFRQRGGKVILVTDSASAPAAASAHHVLVARSSSASPFDSYTAAFSVCNALLAAVAQRSKQALGAALERGEGLWDAQWIRPPRG, from the coding sequence ATGAATCTGCATCAACGTATCGCCGGCTACGGCCGCAAGCTCAGCAAGAGCGAACAAGTGCTGGTCGAGGAAATGCAGGCGCGCTATCCGCAAAGCCTGCTGGAATCGGCGACGGCGCTGGCCAGGCAGGTCGGCACCAGCGCCTCCACCGTGGTGCGCTTGCTGGCCAAGCTGGGCTACGAAAGCTATGCGCAGGCGCAGATGGAGGCGCGCGCGGAAGTGACAGCGCGCCTGGCCTCGCCCGGCGAACGGGCGGACGCGGTGGGCGCCGACAAGCCTACGCCGCGCGCCTGCCTGCACAACGCCCTGCTGCACGACCAGCACAACCTGAAGGAGACCTACGCGTCGATCGACGTTGCGGCCTTCGAGGCGGCCGTGCGGCTGCTGACGCAGCGTAAGGGCCGGGTGCATGTGTTGGGACTGCGCCAGGCCGCGCCGCTGGCCAGCCATGTGGCGCTCTACCTGAACCTGTGCCTGCCGTCGGTGAAGCCCATGGTCGCCGCCGGCCCTCTGTTCCTGGAGGACCAACTGCTCTGGATCGACGAGGCCGATGTGCTGCTGGCGTTTACGTTCAGACGCTATTCAGTCGCCGCAGCCAAAGCGGTGCAGTACTTCCGGCAGCGCGGCGGCAAGGTAATCCTGGTCACCGACTCCGCGTCGGCGCCCGCTGCCGCCTCCGCTCACCATGTGCTGGTCGCGCGCAGTTCCAGCGCCTCGCCTTTCGATTCCTACACTGCGGCCTTCTCGGTTTGCAATGCCTTGCTCGCGGCGGTGGCGCAGCGCAGCAAACAGGCACTGGGCGCGGCGCTCGAGCGCGGCGAAGGCTTGTGGGACGCGCAATGGATACGTCCGCCGCGCGGCTGA
- a CDS encoding winged helix-turn-helix transcriptional regulator: MNVTEKLHALHEHDCQKISQVLARIGEKWSVLIIMILSDGPRRFTEIKRTINGISQRMLTLCLRGLERDGLVKRTVYSVMPPHVEYELTPLGRSLTEPVTALGCWASKHIADIDVARAAFDAQADAASEAPPRRR, from the coding sequence ATGAATGTGACTGAAAAGCTCCACGCTTTGCACGAGCATGACTGTCAAAAGATCAGTCAGGTGCTGGCGCGCATCGGTGAAAAATGGAGCGTGCTCATCATCATGATCCTGTCTGACGGTCCGCGTCGTTTCACCGAAATCAAGCGCACCATCAATGGCATCTCGCAGCGGATGCTGACGCTTTGCCTGCGTGGACTGGAACGTGACGGCCTCGTCAAGCGCACGGTCTATTCAGTGATGCCGCCGCATGTGGAATATGAGCTGACGCCGCTTGGGCGCTCGCTCACCGAACCCGTGACCGCGCTGGGATGCTGGGCCAGCAAACATATTGCCGACATCGACGTGGCCAGGGCGGCCTTCGATGCTCAGGCAGACGCGGCGAGCGAGGCGCCGCCCCGCCGTCGGTAG
- a CDS encoding succinylglutamate desuccinylase/aspartoacylase family protein, with protein sequence MKNPAFEPDTAPLEVLPRDLSAYREGNVGIPYVHRFESGRPGPHVLINAITHGNEICGMVAATHLLDSGVRPKIGTLTVSFAHVEAYEAFDIENPYENRQLVHNLNRIWSAAMLDGPEDSPELRRARELRPVLDAADFVLDIHSTRAPVQPFWVYTEMDRNTALASAVGAPQVHLVMPPDLFPGTGVMGYGRHGDPRSDSNGSLVVECGQHFAQSAADLATDVTLRFLAHTGLIDMPAGMPPPPAPQRYRLLEVHMVKSEDFSFTRPVIGFETFAKGELIAMNGTEEIRSPCDDCTIFMPTRMPIVGREAVYLTVAI encoded by the coding sequence ATGAAAAACCCCGCTTTCGAACCCGACACCGCTCCCCTGGAAGTCCTGCCGCGCGACCTCTCGGCCTACCGCGAGGGCAATGTCGGCATCCCCTACGTGCACCGCTTCGAGTCGGGCCGGCCCGGCCCGCACGTGCTGATCAACGCCATCACGCATGGCAACGAGATCTGCGGCATGGTGGCCGCGACCCATCTGCTGGACAGCGGCGTGCGCCCCAAGATCGGCACGCTCACCGTCAGCTTCGCCCACGTCGAAGCCTATGAAGCCTTCGATATCGAGAACCCCTACGAGAATCGCCAGCTCGTCCACAACCTGAACCGCATCTGGTCGGCCGCCATGCTGGACGGTCCGGAAGACAGCCCCGAACTGCGCCGCGCGCGCGAACTGCGCCCGGTGCTCGACGCCGCCGACTTCGTGCTGGACATCCACTCCACGCGCGCCCCCGTGCAGCCCTTCTGGGTCTACACGGAAATGGACCGCAACACAGCGCTGGCCAGCGCCGTCGGCGCGCCACAGGTGCACCTGGTGATGCCGCCCGACCTCTTCCCCGGCACCGGCGTCATGGGCTACGGCCGCCATGGCGATCCGCGCTCCGACAGCAACGGCTCGCTGGTGGTCGAATGCGGCCAGCATTTCGCGCAATCCGCCGCCGACCTGGCCACGGACGTCACGCTGCGCTTCCTGGCGCACACGGGCCTGATCGACATGCCCGCCGGCATGCCGCCCCCGCCCGCGCCGCAGCGCTACCGCCTGCTCGAAGTGCACATGGTGAAATCCGAAGACTTCAGCTTCACGCGTCCAGTGATCGGCTTCGAAACCTTTGCCAAGGGCGAGCTGATCGCCATGAATGGCACCGAGGAGATCCGTTCGCCCTGTGACGACTGCACCATCTTCATGCCCACGCGCATGCCCATCGTGGGCCGCGAAGCGGTGTACCTGACCGTGGCGATCTGA
- a CDS encoding LysR family transcriptional regulator has translation MDIKCMQSFVAVVEAGSFAEAARKLDLTSAAIAARIKALEMDLGVALVKRSGRSVRPTESGMRILEGTKAAIRNLRDLRAMAIDGDQPGEFRIGCFVSALTNVLPPILKSLYRRHPDASVFVTPGGSIDLCGKVVNGELDAAIVVEPQFAVPKSCLWQPFMEEPLVVVAPSHLADQDAHALLSTQPFIRYDRNIYGGQLADRYLRDHQIWPKQRLEIDGLLAIVALVHEGLGVALIPDWSSMWKSLDVARIPLPNRAPVRRNGLIWNTRGHHAKMAASISQDARTIFGNMEERRAKP, from the coding sequence ATGGACATCAAGTGCATGCAGAGCTTCGTCGCGGTCGTCGAAGCCGGTTCATTCGCCGAAGCCGCGCGCAAGCTCGATCTGACCTCGGCTGCCATTGCCGCGCGCATCAAGGCGCTGGAAATGGATCTGGGCGTGGCGCTGGTAAAGCGCTCGGGGCGTTCCGTCAGGCCGACCGAGAGCGGCATGCGCATCCTCGAAGGCACCAAGGCGGCCATCCGCAACCTCCGCGATCTGCGCGCCATGGCCATCGACGGCGACCAGCCGGGCGAGTTCCGCATCGGCTGTTTCGTGTCCGCGCTCACGAACGTGCTGCCTCCTATCCTCAAGTCCCTGTACCGCAGGCATCCGGACGCATCGGTGTTCGTCACTCCAGGCGGTTCCATCGACCTGTGCGGCAAGGTGGTCAACGGCGAACTCGACGCCGCCATCGTGGTGGAGCCGCAGTTCGCCGTGCCCAAGAGCTGTCTGTGGCAGCCGTTCATGGAAGAACCGCTGGTCGTGGTGGCGCCGTCCCATCTTGCGGACCAGGACGCCCACGCATTGCTGTCGACCCAACCCTTCATACGCTATGACCGGAACATATACGGCGGCCAACTGGCCGACCGCTATCTGCGCGACCACCAGATCTGGCCCAAGCAGCGCCTGGAGATCGACGGCCTGCTCGCCATCGTCGCCCTGGTGCACGAGGGCCTGGGCGTGGCGCTGATTCCGGACTGGTCCTCCATGTGGAAGTCGCTCGACGTGGCGCGCATTCCGTTGCCCAACCGCGCGCCCGTGCGCAGGAACGGCCTGATCTGGAACACCCGCGGCCATCATGCCAAGATGGCCGCGTCGATTTCCCAGGATGCCCGGACCATCTTCGGCAACATGGAAGAACGCCGGGCAAAGCCGTAG
- a CDS encoding Lrp/AsnC family transcriptional regulator — MPEINLDATDIRILNELQRDARLTNVELAARVNLSASPCLARVRRLETEGLIDRRVTLLNARKLGLKVNVFIQISLDKQRKAALDVFEREIAVLPEIMECYLMSGDADYLIRALVPDVDALERLIVEHITRIPGVASIRSSFALKQVLYTTAVPLA; from the coding sequence ATGCCGGAAATCAACCTGGATGCCACTGACATCCGTATCCTCAACGAACTCCAGCGCGATGCGCGGCTGACTAATGTCGAGCTCGCCGCGCGCGTGAACCTGTCCGCCTCGCCCTGTCTGGCGCGGGTGCGCCGGCTCGAGACCGAAGGCCTGATCGACCGCCGCGTCACGCTGTTGAACGCCCGCAAGCTGGGCCTGAAGGTCAACGTGTTCATCCAGATCTCGCTGGACAAGCAGCGCAAAGCGGCGCTGGACGTGTTCGAACGCGAGATCGCCGTCCTGCCGGAAATCATGGAGTGCTACCTGATGTCGGGCGACGCCGACTACCTGATCCGCGCCCTGGTGCCGGACGTGGACGCACTGGAGCGGCTGATCGTCGAACACATCACCCGCATCCCCGGCGTGGCCAGCATCCGCTCCAGCTTTGCGTTGAAGCAGGTGCTCTACACCACCGCGGTCCCGCTGGCGTGA